Proteins from a genomic interval of Rhodothermus marinus:
- a CDS encoding LA_3696 family protein — translation MAILTVPKVLREKLGDEGVEALIALLNEAAHHERNNLLGILEERFERRVTEEGKRLDNRIAEEVAKLDRRITEEVARLDHRITEEVAKLDRRITEEVARLDRRITEEVKRLEVLLAETEKRLDHRITEEVSRLEVALSERYASLVRWMFIFWAGQIGVLVALFALLR, via the coding sequence ATGGCGATTCTGACGGTCCCGAAAGTTTTGCGTGAAAAACTCGGCGACGAGGGCGTCGAGGCGCTGATCGCTTTGCTCAACGAAGCGGCCCATCACGAACGCAACAATCTGCTGGGCATTCTGGAAGAACGTTTTGAGCGGCGCGTAACCGAGGAAGGCAAGCGATTGGACAATCGCATCGCAGAGGAGGTTGCCAAACTGGACCGCCGGATCACGGAGGAGGTTGCCAGACTGGACCACCGGATCACGGAGGAGGTTGCCAAACTGGACCGCCGGATCACGGAGGAGGTTGCCAGACTGGACCGCCGGATTACGGAGGAGGTAAAGCGGCTGGAGGTGTTGCTTGCCGAGACGGAGAAGCGACTGGATCACCGGATCACAGAGGAGGTGTCGCGGTTGGAGGTAGCGCTCAGCGAGCGGTATGCGAGTCTGGTGCGGTGGATGTTCATTTTCTGGGCGGGGCAGATCGGGGTGCTCGTGGCGCTGTTCGCGCTGCTGCGATGA
- a CDS encoding DUF4258 domain-containing protein, which produces MSAYECSEHAREMLRERNILEAWVKRVLEEPEITEWTLHYLRAIEEFDGRYLRVVVNPEAVPQRIVTVFFDRRLKRKER; this is translated from the coding sequence ATGTCCGCCTACGAATGCTCCGAACACGCCCGCGAGATGCTGCGGGAACGGAATATCCTGGAAGCATGGGTGAAACGGGTACTGGAGGAGCCTGAAATAACCGAGTGGACGTTACACTACCTTCGGGCGATTGAAGAGTTTGACGGAAGGTATCTGCGGGTCGTAGTCAATCCGGAGGCAGTGCCACAACGTATCGTGACCGTCTTTTTTGATCGCAGGCTAAAGCGGAAGGAACGATGA
- a CDS encoding DUF2283 domain-containing protein, with protein MRLKVDTKNDALYLRLDESAVVESEEVRPGIILDYNAEDQVVGIEILGIRKRIPEQMLKRLEFETL; from the coding sequence ATGAGACTGAAAGTGGACACGAAGAACGACGCCCTCTACCTGCGCCTCGATGAGTCGGCGGTGGTGGAATCGGAGGAGGTGCGGCCGGGGATTATTCTGGATTACAACGCGGAGGATCAGGTGGTGGGCATCGAGATTCTGGGAATTCGGAAGCGGATCCCGGAACAGATGCTGAAGCGTCTGGAGTTCGAAACGCTCTGA
- a CDS encoding LA_3696 family protein — protein sequence MAILTVPKVLREKLGDEGVEALIALLNEAAHHERNNLLGILEERFERRVTEEGKRLDNRIAEEIARLDRRITEEVARLDHRITEEVKRLEVLLAETEKRLDHRITEEVKRLEVLLAETEKRLDHRITEEVAKLDRRIAEVQVALSERYASLVRWMFIFWAGQIGVIVALFALLR from the coding sequence ATGGCGATTCTGACGGTCCCGAAAGTTTTGCGCGAAAAGCTCGGCGACGAGGGCGTCGAGGCGCTGATCGCTTTGCTCAACGAAGCGGCCCATCACGAACGCAACAATCTGCTGGGCATTCTGGAAGAACGTTTTGAGCGGCGCGTAACCGAGGAAGGCAAGCGATTGGACAATCGCATCGCAGAGGAGATTGCCAGACTGGACCGCCGGATCACGGAGGAGGTTGCCAGACTGGACCACCGGATCACGGAGGAGGTAAAGCGGCTGGAGGTGTTGCTTGCCGAGACGGAGAAGCGACTGGATCACCGGATCACGGAGGAGGTAAAGCGGCTGGAGGTGTTGCTTGCCGAAACGGAAAAGCGACTGGATCACCGGATCACGGAGGAAGTTGCCAAACTGGACCGTCGGATCGCAGAGGTGCAGGTAGCGCTCAGTGAACGGTATGCGAGTCTGGTGCGGTGGATGTTCATTTTCTGGGCGGGGCAGATCGGGGTGATCGTGGCGCTGTTCGCGCTGCTGCGGTGA